One window of the Zea mays cultivar B73 chromosome 3, Zm-B73-REFERENCE-NAM-5.0, whole genome shotgun sequence genome contains the following:
- the LOC103649921 gene encoding probable 3-beta-hydroxysteroid-Delta(8),Delta(7)-isomerase yields the protein MGGHGHPYSPAELQLPGFVPQRLSQAQIVAPFAGTAVLAVLGAWLVSGRCGGGGRLSRTDRLLMGWWLFTALTHLVFEPPFLFTPDFFSKENPNYFDDLFKEYSKGDSRYAARDTAIVALEAITVGLKGPASLLAVYAIASRKPYGHILQFAVSLGQLYGCLFYFVTAYLDGFSFWASPFYFWAYFVGNNSLWVVIPTLVATRSWKKISAAFQADKVKTR from the exons ATGGGCGGACATGGCCACCCTTACTCGCCGGCGGAGCTGCAGCTGCCGGGGTTCGTGCCGCAGCGGCTGTCGCAGGCCCAGATCGTCGCGCCTTTCGCGGGCACCGCCGTGTTGGCCGTGCTCGGCGCCTGGCTCGTCTCCG GGagatgcggcggcggcggcagactATCCAGGACCGACCGCTTGCTCATGGGCTGGTGGCTCTTCACCGCGTTGACCCACCTCGTCTTCGAGCCACCCTTCCTCTTCACCCCGGACTTCTTCAGCAAGGAGAACCCAAACTACTTCGATGACCTCT TCAAGGAGTACAGCAAAGGTGACTCCAGATACGCCGCTAGGGACACCGCCATCGTCGCGCTTGAAGCGATAACCGTCGGGCTCAAAGGCCCTGCATCGCTCCTCGCAGT CTATGCGATCGCATCCCGGAAGCCGTACGGCCACATCCTGCAGTTCGCAGTCTCGTTAGGCCAGCTCTACGGGTGCCTGTTCTACTTCGTCACCGCGTACCTGGACGGCTTCAGCTTCTGGGCGAGCCCGTTCTACTTCTGGGCGTATTTCGTCGGCAACAACAGTTTGTGGGTGGTCATACCGACGCTCGTCGCCACGAGGAGCTGGAAGAAGATCTCGGCAGCGTTTCAGGCTGACAAGGTCAAGaccagatga
- the LOC103649922 gene encoding uncharacterized protein isoform X1: MEHCYLRQPISRAEAVPERRSRLWQMDALPLPPRAEVLCPQPRRAARIPFAVSVNKAIPRSNCALPPYRPASACDILDDLILSKNDFSDGADSSSGQAGFLCGSPPVRANNPVVHDPQFGKRALPSMSPLGSSSHVKLKVEAGSPSCGVSSSPKVRIEGFACGNSETHYAVTPLLV, translated from the exons ATGGAGCACTGCTATTTGAGGCAGCCGATCTCGAGGGCCGAGGCAGTGCCCGAGAGGAGGTCCAGGTTGTGGCAGATGGAcgcgctgccgctgccgccccgGGCGGAGGTCCTCTGCCCCCAGCCTCGCCGCGCCGCCCGGATCCCCTTCGCCGTTTCAGTAAACAAGGCCATCCCCAGGTCGAATTG TGCGCTTCCGCCGTACAGACCAGCCTCCGCCTGCGACATACTCGATGATCTTATCCTCAGCAAG AATGACTTCTCAGATGGAGCAGATTCGAGCAGCGGCCAGGCGGGTTTTTTATGCGGCTCGCCTCCAGTGCGCGCTAACAACCCTGTCGTCCATGACCCGCAGTTCGGTAAAAGAGCGCTGCCATCCATGTCTCCCCTAGGGAGCAGCTCCCACGTCAAGCTTAAGGTTGAGGCAGGCTCGCCATCCTGCGGCGTTAGCAGCAGCCCGAAAGTGAGGATCGAAGGCTTTGCCTGTGGCAACTCGGAGACCCACTACGCAGTTACGCCGCTCCTTGTGTGA
- the LOC103649922 gene encoding uncharacterized protein isoform X2, with protein MEHCYLRQPISRAEAVPERRSRLWQMDALPLPPRAEVLCPQPRRAARIPFAVSVNKAIPSALPPYRPASACDILDDLILSKNDFSDGADSSSGQAGFLCGSPPVRANNPVVHDPQFGKRALPSMSPLGSSSHVKLKVEAGSPSCGVSSSPKVRIEGFACGNSETHYAVTPLLV; from the exons ATGGAGCACTGCTATTTGAGGCAGCCGATCTCGAGGGCCGAGGCAGTGCCCGAGAGGAGGTCCAGGTTGTGGCAGATGGAcgcgctgccgctgccgccccgGGCGGAGGTCCTCTGCCCCCAGCCTCGCCGCGCCGCCCGGATCCCCTTCGCCGTTTCAGTAAACAAGGCCATCCCCAG TGCGCTTCCGCCGTACAGACCAGCCTCCGCCTGCGACATACTCGATGATCTTATCCTCAGCAAG AATGACTTCTCAGATGGAGCAGATTCGAGCAGCGGCCAGGCGGGTTTTTTATGCGGCTCGCCTCCAGTGCGCGCTAACAACCCTGTCGTCCATGACCCGCAGTTCGGTAAAAGAGCGCTGCCATCCATGTCTCCCCTAGGGAGCAGCTCCCACGTCAAGCTTAAGGTTGAGGCAGGCTCGCCATCCTGCGGCGTTAGCAGCAGCCCGAAAGTGAGGATCGAAGGCTTTGCCTGTGGCAACTCGGAGACCCACTACGCAGTTACGCCGCTCCTTGTGTGA